From a region of the uncultured Draconibacterium sp. genome:
- a CDS encoding tRNA-dihydrouridine synthase produces MNNFWQEFNGPAFSLAPMEDVTDTVFREIVMGMTAPGKLHMVFTEFTSVEGMNHPVGRERVSERLIINDSERALLKKLNIKIVAQIWGRNPEIYHNIAKYITENYDFDGIDINMGCPVKKVFKIGACSALIGEPERAKEIILATKEATHLPVSVKTRTGIKEHITENWMANLLEVDPAAIILHGRTQRMQSEGDASWEEIAKAVQLKNSLKPHIPVHGNGDVMSYQQGLDRVNQTGVNGVMIGRGIFHNPWFFNPETEEISMEDRIAKLLEHTRLFEQTWSPHKNFNILKRFYKIYLNSFPGAAKMRADVMEMKGYDEIYSYFK; encoded by the coding sequence AAATCGTAATGGGAATGACAGCTCCGGGGAAACTACATATGGTTTTTACCGAGTTCACTTCTGTTGAAGGTATGAATCATCCGGTTGGTCGCGAACGTGTTTCGGAACGATTGATAATAAATGACTCTGAACGTGCTTTGCTCAAAAAACTCAACATTAAAATTGTGGCACAAATCTGGGGGCGCAACCCGGAAATTTACCACAACATAGCCAAATACATTACCGAAAATTACGATTTCGATGGAATCGACATAAACATGGGTTGCCCGGTAAAAAAGGTGTTTAAAATTGGTGCCTGCAGCGCTTTAATCGGCGAACCGGAACGTGCTAAAGAAATAATTCTGGCCACAAAAGAAGCCACTCACCTACCCGTGAGTGTAAAAACCCGTACCGGAATAAAAGAGCACATCACCGAAAACTGGATGGCCAACTTACTGGAGGTTGATCCGGCAGCTATTATTTTACACGGCCGTACGCAACGCATGCAATCGGAAGGCGATGCCAGTTGGGAGGAAATCGCCAAAGCCGTTCAACTGAAAAACAGCTTAAAACCACACATTCCGGTTCATGGTAACGGCGATGTGATGTCGTACCAACAAGGACTTGACCGCGTAAACCAAACCGGCGTGAATGGTGTAATGATCGGTCGTGGAATTTTTCATAATCCCTGGTTTTTCAATCCTGAAACGGAAGAAATTTCAATGGAAGACCGGATTGCCAAATTGCTCGAACACACCCGTCTTTTTGAGCAAACCTGGAGCCCACACAAAAATTTCAATATCCTGAAACGCTTCTATAAAATATACCTCAATTCGTTTCCGGGAGCGGCAAAAATGCGTGCCGATGTGATGGAAATGAAAGGTTATGACGAGATATATTCTTATTTCAAATAA